In Isoptericola jiangsuensis, the following proteins share a genomic window:
- the fni gene encoding type 2 isopentenyl-diphosphate Delta-isomerase, translated as MTEPTPRPDAAASFAPPPPDPARAGRKDEHVRLAAGQQAAMAAGAGPRNDFDDVELVHHALDGVDPAGVDLGTDVGPWRWPLPVYVNGMTGGSVATGRLNRAIGIAARVTGVPVATGSVSAGLDDAGARATFTVMREENPDGFVMANLGADRTPDDAVRAVEMLRADALQVHLNAAQETVMPEGSRRFDTWARNVAAICAASPVPVVVKEVGAGLSGRTLARLAGLGVTVADVGGRGGTDFVGVENDRRPTRDLAYLRGWGQSAVVCLLDAPTGAPHLLASGGVRTPLDVVRALALGARAAGVAGRFLRVLLDDGEPPRDAAATDRAAARLVEEIEVWRDHLVALHGLLGAPTPADLVTTDVLLRGTVRETAALRGTDVGALTRRSAARPVPDLNRDLTARHDGAPHA; from the coding sequence ATGACTGAGCCGACCCCGCGGCCGGACGCCGCCGCGTCCTTCGCCCCGCCGCCGCCCGACCCGGCGCGCGCGGGCCGCAAGGACGAGCACGTGCGGCTCGCCGCCGGGCAGCAGGCCGCCATGGCGGCGGGCGCCGGACCCCGCAACGACTTCGACGACGTCGAGCTCGTGCACCACGCGCTCGACGGCGTCGACCCCGCCGGCGTCGACCTGGGCACCGACGTCGGCCCGTGGCGCTGGCCGCTGCCGGTGTACGTCAACGGGATGACGGGCGGCAGCGTCGCGACCGGTCGCCTCAACCGCGCGATCGGCATCGCGGCCCGCGTCACCGGCGTGCCCGTGGCGACCGGGTCGGTCAGCGCCGGGCTGGACGACGCCGGGGCTCGCGCCACCTTCACGGTGATGCGCGAGGAGAACCCCGACGGGTTCGTCATGGCGAACCTCGGCGCCGACCGCACCCCCGACGACGCCGTCCGCGCCGTCGAGATGCTCCGCGCCGACGCCCTGCAGGTGCACCTCAACGCCGCGCAGGAGACGGTGATGCCCGAGGGCAGCCGCCGCTTCGACACCTGGGCGCGCAACGTCGCCGCGATCTGCGCGGCCTCCCCCGTGCCCGTGGTCGTCAAGGAGGTCGGCGCCGGCCTCAGCGGCCGCACCCTGGCGCGGCTCGCCGGGCTCGGCGTCACCGTCGCGGACGTCGGTGGACGCGGCGGCACCGACTTCGTCGGCGTCGAGAACGACCGTCGCCCCACCCGCGACCTCGCCTACCTGCGCGGCTGGGGCCAGTCCGCCGTCGTCTGCCTGCTCGACGCCCCCACCGGCGCTCCCCACCTGCTGGCCTCCGGCGGCGTGCGCACCCCGCTCGACGTCGTGCGCGCCCTCGCGCTCGGCGCCCGCGCCGCCGGGGTCGCCGGCCGGTTCCTGCGCGTCCTCCTGGACGACGGCGAACCCCCGCGCGACGCCGCCGCGACCGACCGTGCGGCCGCGCGCCTCGTCGAGGAGATCGAGGTGTGGCGCGACCACCTCGTCGCCCTCCACGGCCTCCTCGGGGCGCCCACCCCGGCCGACCTCGTCACCACCGACGTCCTCCTGCGGGGTACCGTGCGGGAGACCGCCGCCCTGCGCGGGACCGACGTCGGCGCCCTCACGCGGCGTTCCGCCGCCCGGCCCGTCCCCGACCTGAACCGCGACCTCACCGCCCGTCACGATGGAGCACCGCATGCCTGA
- the mvaD gene encoding diphosphomevalonate decarboxylase, producing MTAATARAYPNIALVKYWGKQDAALNLPATGSLSLTLDVFPTTTTVELVDGPEDAFSLNGAVATGTPAARVFAFLDLVRERAGSTARARVESVNAGPTGAGLASSASGFAALAAAASAAYGLPLDTASLSRLARRGSGSAARSILPGVSVWHAGDDASSYAEPVEAPELAMVVATVDGGPKAVSSREAMNRTAATSPYYDGWVTSTRETLDEMLAAARRGDYTRMGELTELSALRMHASIQACDPPVRYLVPASVALFDRVAALRAEGVEAYATADAGPNVVALCRPADREAVAAALRDSGLAGEVTVAGSGPGVEVSQAEPAGAAS from the coding sequence ATGACCGCCGCCACCGCCCGCGCCTACCCGAACATCGCCCTGGTCAAGTACTGGGGCAAGCAGGACGCGGCGCTCAACCTCCCCGCCACCGGCAGCCTCTCGCTGACGCTGGACGTCTTCCCCACCACGACGACCGTCGAGCTCGTCGACGGCCCCGAGGACGCGTTCTCGCTCAACGGCGCCGTCGCCACCGGCACGCCCGCCGCGCGCGTCTTCGCGTTCCTCGACCTCGTGCGCGAGCGCGCCGGGTCCACGGCCCGCGCCCGCGTCGAGTCCGTCAACGCCGGCCCCACGGGTGCCGGGCTGGCGTCGTCGGCCTCCGGCTTCGCCGCCCTCGCGGCCGCCGCGAGCGCCGCGTACGGCCTGCCGCTCGACACGGCGTCGCTCAGCCGCCTGGCGCGGCGCGGCTCCGGGTCGGCCGCCCGGTCGATCCTGCCCGGGGTGTCGGTGTGGCACGCGGGCGACGACGCGTCGTCGTACGCCGAGCCCGTCGAGGCCCCCGAGCTGGCGATGGTCGTGGCGACGGTCGACGGCGGCCCGAAGGCCGTGTCCAGCCGCGAGGCGATGAACCGCACGGCCGCGACGTCGCCGTACTACGACGGCTGGGTCACCTCGACGCGCGAGACCCTCGACGAGATGCTCGCCGCCGCCCGGCGCGGCGACTACACGCGCATGGGCGAGCTGACCGAGCTGTCCGCCCTGCGCATGCACGCGTCGATCCAGGCCTGCGACCCGCCGGTGCGCTACCTCGTGCCCGCGAGCGTCGCCCTGTTCGACCGCGTGGCCGCGCTGCGCGCCGAGGGCGTCGAGGCGTACGCGACCGCGGACGCGGGCCCGAACGTCGTGGCGCTGTGCCGGCCCGCCGACCGCGAGGCGGTCGCGGCGGCGCTGCGCGACTCCGGCCTGGCCGGCGAGGTCACGGTGGCCGGGTCCGGGCCCGGGGTCGAGGTGTCGCAGGCCGAACCCGCCGGGGCCGCCTCGTGA
- the mvk gene encoding mevalonate kinase has translation MSAQQLSADRPGRATHGGSGTGTAHGKTILLGEHAVVYGSPAIAVPLPRLAARAHVDLDAPAATLTTSLWTGPLGDAPARLAPTLTALRTTLAALRPRDAAALEATAALHVTSDVPHERGLGSSAAVAAAVVRSVAAALRHPLDPDELHELVQASERVAHGSPSGLDARSVVADGPLWFHHGEARLLPVGVDGVLVVADTGVAGDTRSAVAGVRARRDADPAAARALDRLGDLVTAGRDGLAAGDLDAVGSVMDEAHGLLADLTVSSPELDGLTAAARAAGALGAKLTGGGRGGCAVALCADPTTAADVAAAVTAAGATGVWTSPLTPTTADQPISPTGSTPTA, from the coding sequence GTGAGCGCGCAGCAGCTCAGCGCGGACCGGCCCGGGCGGGCCACGCACGGCGGGTCCGGCACCGGCACCGCGCACGGCAAGACGATCCTCCTCGGCGAGCACGCCGTGGTCTACGGGTCGCCCGCGATCGCCGTCCCGCTCCCCCGCCTGGCCGCTCGGGCGCACGTCGACCTCGACGCCCCCGCCGCCACGCTCACCACGTCGCTGTGGACCGGTCCGCTCGGTGACGCGCCCGCCCGGCTCGCCCCCACGCTCACCGCGCTGCGCACCACGCTGGCCGCCCTGCGACCCCGCGACGCCGCCGCGCTGGAGGCCACCGCTGCGCTGCACGTCACCAGCGACGTGCCGCACGAGCGCGGCCTCGGGTCCAGCGCCGCGGTGGCCGCCGCCGTCGTCCGCTCCGTGGCGGCCGCCCTGCGGCACCCACTCGACCCCGACGAGCTGCACGAGCTCGTGCAGGCGTCCGAGCGGGTCGCGCACGGCTCCCCCAGCGGCCTCGACGCGCGCAGCGTCGTCGCCGACGGCCCCCTGTGGTTCCACCACGGCGAGGCACGCCTGCTGCCCGTCGGTGTCGACGGCGTGCTCGTCGTCGCGGACACCGGTGTCGCCGGGGACACGCGCTCGGCCGTCGCCGGGGTCCGCGCCCGCCGGGACGCCGACCCCGCGGCCGCCCGGGCGCTCGACCGGCTCGGCGACCTCGTCACCGCGGGCCGCGACGGCCTCGCCGCGGGCGACCTGGACGCCGTCGGGTCCGTCATGGACGAGGCCCACGGCCTGCTGGCCGACCTCACCGTCTCCAGCCCCGAGCTCGACGGGCTCACCGCCGCCGCACGCGCGGCCGGGGCGCTCGGCGCCAAGCTCACCGGCGGGGGACGCGGCGGCTGCGCCGTCGCGCTCTGCGCCGACCCGACGACCGCGGCGGACGTCGCGGCGGCGGTGACCGCCGCCGGCGCCACCGGCGTGTGGACGTCGCCGCTCACCCCGACCACCGCCGACCAGCCCATCAGCCCGACCGGGAGCACGCCCACCGCATGA
- a CDS encoding phosphomevalonate kinase, translated as MISVSAPGKLFVAGEYAVVEPGQPAVLVAVDRYLTVHLRESVEAGTVHSPEYGRLPLVWRRDGDGVAIDVEHHPYDYVMSVITLVERLRAERGVAPRFFDLRIDSQLDDASGRKFGLGSSAAVTVATVRALDGFYGLGLTRRAAFQLALLATVRVAPTASGGDLAASTFGGWIRYSAPDRARLRARLDDGTSLTTLLADAEAWEGLSLRRLTPPAALRLLVGWTGSPASTERLVDQVQRRHRAGAYDQDAFLAESRDAVDALTAALDAGDDEAAAAALRTARGVIRRLGAATGLAIETDGLSTLADVAEAAGAAGKSSGAGGGDCGIVLAPDTADVGRIMQGWEAHDIRHLAISVHPDAGGVDD; from the coding sequence GTGATCAGCGTCTCGGCGCCCGGCAAGCTGTTCGTCGCCGGGGAGTACGCCGTCGTCGAGCCGGGCCAGCCCGCGGTGCTCGTGGCCGTGGACCGCTACCTCACGGTGCACCTGCGGGAGAGCGTCGAGGCGGGCACCGTGCACTCGCCGGAGTACGGGCGCCTGCCCCTGGTGTGGCGTCGCGACGGCGACGGCGTTGCCATCGACGTCGAGCACCACCCCTACGACTACGTCATGTCCGTCATCACCCTGGTGGAGCGGCTGCGGGCCGAGCGGGGCGTCGCACCCCGGTTCTTCGACCTGCGGATCGACAGCCAGCTCGACGACGCGTCGGGCCGCAAGTTCGGTCTCGGGTCGTCGGCCGCGGTGACGGTCGCGACGGTGCGGGCCCTGGACGGGTTCTACGGTCTGGGCCTGACCCGCCGCGCGGCGTTCCAGCTGGCGCTGCTCGCCACCGTGCGGGTGGCGCCGACGGCGTCGGGCGGCGACCTCGCGGCGAGCACGTTCGGCGGGTGGATCCGCTACTCGGCGCCGGACCGCGCGCGGCTGCGCGCCCGGCTCGACGACGGCACGTCGCTGACCACGCTCCTGGCGGACGCCGAGGCCTGGGAGGGACTGAGCCTGCGCCGCCTCACGCCGCCGGCCGCGCTGCGGCTGCTGGTCGGGTGGACGGGCAGCCCGGCCTCCACGGAGCGGCTGGTGGACCAGGTGCAGCGCCGCCACCGGGCGGGCGCCTACGACCAGGACGCGTTCCTCGCGGAGTCCCGCGACGCCGTCGACGCCCTCACGGCCGCGCTGGACGCGGGCGACGACGAGGCGGCGGCCGCCGCGCTGCGGACCGCGCGCGGCGTCATCCGGCGCCTGGGCGCCGCCACCGGCCTCGCCATCGAGACCGACGGGCTGAGCACGCTGGCCGACGTCGCCGAGGCCGCGGGCGCGGCCGGCAAGTCGTCCGGCGCGGGCGGCGGCGACTGCGGGATCGTGCTCGCCCCCGACACCGCGGACGTCGGCCGGATCATGCAGGGCTGGGAGGCGCACGACATCCGCCACCTGGCGATCTCCGTGCACCCGGACGCCGGGGGCGTCGATGACTGA